In one window of Rhodoglobus vestalii DNA:
- a CDS encoding Sec-independent protein translocase TatB translates to MSFGLTFDKLLIIGILAVFLLGPDRLPYYASQLARLVRSLRDMANGAKNRMREEMGPDFDEIDWKQLDPRQYDPRRIIRDALTEDESPPVTVRPPRSAAYAERQAALTERQRQFADGEKAPFDSEAT, encoded by the coding sequence GTGTCCTTCGGTCTCACATTTGACAAGCTGCTGATCATTGGGATCCTCGCTGTCTTTTTGCTGGGCCCCGACCGCTTGCCGTATTACGCGTCCCAGCTGGCGCGCCTCGTGCGCTCACTGCGCGACATGGCTAACGGGGCGAAAAACCGCATGCGTGAAGAGATGGGCCCCGACTTTGACGAAATCGACTGGAAACAGCTCGATCCCCGTCAGTATGACCCGCGCCGCATAATCCGTGACGCACTGACGGAAGATGAGTCGCCGCCGGTTACTGTGCGCCCGCCTCGATCTGCGGCCTATGCAGAACGGCAGGCAGCTCTTACTGAGCGCCAGCGTCAGTTCGCGGACGGCGAGAAAGCGCCGTTCGACAGCGAAGCAACCTAG
- a CDS encoding O-methyltransferase, with product MSDKQLSWKYAEEFVTERPEIAAARVHASELGIEAVSPAVGAQLALLAAATSAKSIIEVGTGVGISGLWMLSGSPTALLTTIDSELDHQHVARTVFANANIAANRVRQIGGKASEVLPRMNESSYDLVFIDADPHSVIEYVEHGLRLVRPGGVVAVAHALWRDRVADPTQRDATVSNFRSLLREISQSEAVISSLIPVGDGLLQLTKLSD from the coding sequence GTGTCTGACAAGCAGCTGAGCTGGAAGTACGCCGAGGAGTTCGTTACCGAACGCCCAGAAATTGCTGCGGCACGCGTGCATGCGAGTGAACTCGGCATCGAGGCTGTCTCCCCCGCGGTTGGCGCGCAACTCGCGTTGTTAGCCGCAGCAACCAGCGCCAAGAGCATCATCGAGGTGGGTACCGGCGTGGGCATTAGTGGGCTCTGGATGCTCTCCGGAAGTCCCACGGCGCTGCTCACGACAATCGACTCCGAGCTTGACCACCAGCACGTCGCGCGCACTGTATTCGCCAATGCGAACATTGCCGCAAACCGCGTTCGCCAAATCGGAGGCAAGGCTTCCGAAGTGCTGCCCCGCATGAACGAGTCAAGCTACGACCTAGTGTTTATCGATGCCGACCCCCATTCGGTGATCGAATATGTCGAACATGGGCTGCGCCTTGTGCGGCCCGGCGGCGTCGTTGCCGTGGCACACGCGCTCTGGCGCGATCGCGTTGCTGACCCCACCCAACGCGATGCGACAGTCTCCAACTTCCGATCACTCCTGAGGGAGATTTCGCAGTCTGAGGCAGTGATCAGTTCCCTCATTCCGGTCGGTGACGGGTTGCTTCAGCTGACCAAGCTCAGCGACTAG